From a single bacterium genomic region:
- the hemN gene encoding oxygen-independent coproporphyrinogen III oxidase, with product MSSNLEALGITPEKIRAYDQRIPRYTSYPTAPFFTPDFDPDEWEKYIEETSAKADDLSLYVHIPFCRKRCLFCACNVIVTRKEGVADEYLDYLEREIELFAKRYHGAGRAIQLHLGGGTPNFLDHEQMARLLKMLSSRFTFTDENERSIEVDPRIATPEDIDAFYHQHGFRRISFGVQDFNPETQAAIGRGQTRDITFENVARARETGFKSVNIDLIYGLPKQTVQTWTNTVDAIISLRPDRIALYNFAFLPTKLAHQRTLDDADMPTPAEKLDMFIAAHDRLVAAGWEFIGMDHYALKDDSLTRAQREGSLRRNFMGYTTLRGTDLAAFGVSSISDFQNAFAQNVKKLTVYKRMIDEGKLPLERGLALSDDDRARRYMIEEIMCNGVLRFDADTGVEGFNVGEVVREEKDALAPLAEDGLLTIESDALHVTDKGRVFLRNIAVVFDSYLKRARSGKPLFSRAV from the coding sequence ATGAGTTCCAATCTTGAAGCGCTCGGAATCACACCGGAGAAAATCCGCGCCTACGATCAACGCATTCCGCGCTATACCAGTTACCCGACCGCACCGTTCTTCACACCGGACTTCGACCCCGACGAGTGGGAGAAGTACATCGAGGAGACGTCGGCGAAGGCAGATGACCTATCGCTCTACGTGCACATTCCGTTCTGTCGAAAGCGCTGTCTGTTCTGCGCGTGCAATGTGATCGTCACGCGCAAGGAAGGCGTCGCGGACGAGTATCTGGATTATCTTGAGCGCGAGATTGAGTTGTTCGCGAAACGCTATCACGGTGCCGGCCGTGCGATCCAGTTGCACCTCGGCGGTGGGACGCCGAATTTCCTCGATCACGAGCAGATGGCGCGCTTGCTGAAAATGCTGAGTAGTCGCTTCACGTTCACCGACGAGAACGAGCGCAGCATCGAAGTCGATCCGCGCATCGCCACACCGGAAGACATCGACGCCTTCTATCATCAGCATGGTTTCCGGCGCATCAGTTTCGGCGTGCAGGACTTCAATCCCGAAACGCAGGCGGCCATCGGTCGCGGCCAGACGCGCGACATCACGTTCGAAAACGTTGCGCGTGCACGCGAAACTGGTTTCAAGAGCGTGAACATCGACTTGATCTACGGCTTGCCGAAGCAAACCGTTCAAACCTGGACGAACACTGTCGATGCGATCATCAGCCTGCGCCCGGACCGCATCGCGCTCTATAATTTCGCGTTCCTTCCGACGAAGCTCGCGCACCAGCGCACGCTCGACGATGCGGACATGCCGACGCCCGCAGAGAAGCTCGACATGTTCATCGCCGCGCACGATCGACTTGTCGCGGCGGGCTGGGAATTCATCGGGATGGACCACTATGCGCTGAAGGATGATTCGCTGACGCGCGCACAGCGCGAAGGTTCGCTGCGGCGAAACTTCATGGGCTACACAACGCTGCGCGGTACTGATCTCGCCGCGTTTGGTGTTTCCTCAATCAGCGACTTCCAGAATGCCTTCGCGCAGAACGTCAAGAAGCTGACCGTCTACAAGCGCATGATCGACGAAGGCAAACTGCCACTCGAACGCGGCCTTGCGTTGTCCGATGACGATCGCGCGCGTCGCTACATGATCGAAGAGATCATGTGCAACGGCGTGTTGCGTTTCGATGCGGACACTGGCGTCGAAGGATTCAATGTCGGCGAAGTCGTTCGCGAAGAGAAGGACGCCCTGGCGCCTTTGGCAGAAGACGGCTTGCTGACAATCGAAAGCGATGCGCTCCATGTCACAGACAAGGGGCGCGTGTTCCTGCGCAACATCGCCGTCGTGTTCGACTCGTATCTGAAGCGCGCACGATCCGGCAAACCACTTTTCTCTCGTGCGGTTTAG
- the hemG gene encoding protoporphyrinogen oxidase codes for MSEQTFDCIVLGAGVSGLATAWRLMKNGQRVLVVEKQPRCGGVITTKQEDDYLIEIGPNSFTSFPLAIVELLDELGIRDRAFAQPLSEHDRFVWYKGKLRKVPMGPGGLITTDILSLGQKFKAVSGIFAKKGRVEQDMELGEFFRQRVGPAVVERMLKPFMAGVYAADADRISFAATLPKLYEPMRQHESIMAALKSLRKPGQKRKKRPKRALVSFPNGLKELPEALVSGLEKAGATLEFETTATLRPGTNCRWAVEYNGKTAESDQVVIATPTSQAADYLENIAAPAAMELRAIPYAGLIVFHVGAPEEMFAENRNGFGFLSVAEQGVRVLGMIWSDRIFPNRAPDGHRLLTCFYGGDKDSEVLGWDEDRLRKQLVEDLKTTMKFRGGDLPFLKFHRWERALPIFRVGHMDRMAKAREALPQGIELLGNYLGGVSIPDRVDKANTLAREILERAGKRDKEFA; via the coding sequence ATGAGCGAACAGACATTCGATTGTATTGTGCTCGGCGCGGGCGTCAGCGGATTGGCGACAGCCTGGCGTCTGATGAAGAACGGCCAGCGCGTGCTTGTCGTTGAGAAGCAACCGCGTTGCGGCGGTGTCATCACGACGAAGCAGGAAGACGATTACCTGATCGAGATCGGGCCGAACAGCTTCACGTCGTTTCCGCTCGCAATTGTGGAACTACTGGATGAGCTCGGCATTCGCGACAGGGCGTTCGCGCAGCCGCTGAGCGAACACGATCGATTCGTCTGGTACAAGGGCAAGCTGCGCAAGGTCCCGATGGGACCGGGCGGATTGATCACCACGGATATCCTCTCGCTGGGACAGAAGTTCAAAGCGGTCAGCGGCATCTTCGCAAAGAAGGGCCGTGTCGAGCAGGACATGGAACTGGGCGAGTTCTTTCGTCAGCGTGTCGGTCCCGCCGTCGTGGAGCGCATGCTGAAACCGTTCATGGCCGGTGTCTACGCCGCCGATGCGGACCGGATCAGCTTTGCCGCGACTCTGCCGAAACTGTACGAGCCGATGCGTCAGCACGAAAGCATCATGGCCGCCCTCAAGTCCCTGCGGAAACCTGGACAGAAGCGCAAGAAGCGGCCGAAGCGCGCCCTCGTCTCCTTTCCCAATGGATTGAAAGAATTACCGGAAGCGCTCGTCAGCGGCCTGGAAAAGGCGGGAGCGACGCTCGAGTTTGAAACGACGGCGACTCTTCGCCCCGGGACAAACTGCCGCTGGGCCGTGGAATACAACGGCAAAACAGCGGAATCCGATCAGGTGGTGATCGCCACGCCGACCTCGCAGGCTGCGGACTATCTGGAGAATATCGCCGCACCCGCCGCGATGGAGCTGCGGGCGATTCCATACGCCGGATTGATTGTCTTCCACGTGGGCGCACCGGAGGAGATGTTTGCGGAGAATCGGAACGGTTTTGGCTTTTTGTCAGTCGCCGAGCAGGGCGTGCGAGTCCTGGGAATGATCTGGAGCGATCGGATTTTCCCGAATCGTGCACCGGACGGTCATCGCCTGCTGACCTGTTTCTATGGCGGCGATAAGGATTCGGAAGTCCTCGGGTGGGACGAAGATCGGCTGCGGAAGCAACTCGTCGAGGATCTCAAGACGACGATGAAGTTCCGCGGAGGCGATTTGCCCTTCCTGAAGTTCCACCGATGGGAGCGCGCGCTGCCCATCTTCCGCGTCGGCCACATGGATCGCATGGCGAAGGCTCGCGAGGCCTTGCCGCAAGGCATCGAACTGCTCGGGAATTATCTCGGCGGCGTTTCCATTCCCGACCGCGTGGACAAAGCGAACACGCTGGCTCGAGAGATTCTGGAACGTGCCGGGAAACGCGACAAGGAATTCGCATGA
- a CDS encoding UDP-N-acetylmuramoyl-L-alanyl-D-glutamate--2,6-diaminopimelate ligase: MVPAEPVSLLHLVSLSGLLAADIYGNPDVMITGIATCAQKVERNQMFAAIVGTKTDSHMLISEAVSRGAAAILVEKDIPPYPGVTMVRVPDTRMALGPLAHAFYGNPSRAMTVVGVTGTNGKTTTTSMIAGILEAAGRKTGLIGTLGAFWDGKYVDAHITTPDSMTLARFFSSMEKDNVQAVVMEASSHGIHQARMSGLPFHAGVLTNVTQDHLDYHGDYPTYIATKRQFFFDFVDPTPGATACFNLDDPIGEELSHSYLGDHFTYARREGLGADFHAEDVCFRPDGTSFKLVAGKESVTVNARMLGAFNLSNMLAAASACRSLGIDLQTIANGLEEVGPISGRFERIDEGQPFQVIVDFAHTPDALEKVLQTARSLTSGDLITVFGCGGDRDRTKRPPMGKAVGRRTDYAIVTSDNPRFEDPERIARGALEGLLQSGLKPANYQVVLDRALAIERALLLAKSGDCVVIAGKGHETYQEVCGRKLQFDDRVIAREVLRSMAEAWEQKPAETEVKSNRPTWA, translated from the coding sequence ATGGTCCCCGCTGAACCTGTCTCCCTGCTTCACCTCGTCTCTCTGTCCGGTCTTCTTGCCGCCGACATCTACGGCAATCCGGATGTGATGATCACTGGAATCGCGACATGCGCCCAGAAGGTCGAGCGCAACCAGATGTTCGCCGCAATCGTCGGCACAAAGACCGACAGCCACATGCTGATTTCCGAAGCCGTTTCGCGCGGCGCGGCGGCCATTCTGGTCGAAAAGGACATTCCTCCCTACCCCGGCGTGACGATGGTTCGTGTGCCGGATACACGGATGGCGCTGGGGCCGCTGGCGCACGCGTTCTATGGCAATCCCTCGCGTGCGATGACTGTGGTCGGAGTCACGGGAACGAACGGCAAGACGACAACGACATCGATGATCGCGGGCATCCTGGAAGCAGCCGGCCGCAAGACCGGTCTGATCGGAACCCTCGGAGCGTTCTGGGATGGCAAGTACGTCGACGCGCACATCACGACGCCGGACTCGATGACCTTGGCGCGCTTCTTCTCCTCGATGGAGAAGGACAACGTGCAGGCGGTTGTGATGGAAGCCTCCAGCCACGGCATTCACCAGGCGCGCATGTCCGGTCTGCCCTTCCACGCGGGCGTTCTGACCAATGTGACACAGGATCACCTGGACTACCACGGCGACTATCCGACGTACATCGCGACGAAGCGCCAGTTCTTCTTTGATTTTGTCGATCCGACACCCGGCGCTACCGCGTGCTTCAATCTCGACGATCCGATCGGCGAGGAGCTCTCCCACAGTTACCTGGGTGATCACTTCACCTACGCACGCCGCGAAGGCCTGGGGGCGGACTTCCACGCGGAAGACGTTTGCTTCCGCCCGGACGGAACCAGCTTCAAGCTCGTTGCCGGCAAGGAATCCGTCACGGTGAATGCACGGATGCTCGGCGCGTTCAACCTGTCGAACATGCTCGCGGCCGCTTCGGCCTGCCGCAGCCTTGGCATCGATCTGCAGACGATCGCGAACGGCCTCGAGGAAGTCGGCCCGATCAGCGGTCGCTTCGAGCGCATCGATGAAGGCCAGCCATTCCAGGTCATTGTCGATTTTGCACACACGCCGGATGCGCTGGAGAAGGTACTACAGACAGCACGCAGCCTGACAAGCGGCGACCTGATCACAGTATTCGGATGTGGCGGCGATCGCGACCGTACAAAGCGCCCACCGATGGGCAAAGCCGTCGGCCGCCGTACGGACTATGCCATCGTGACATCGGACAACCCGCGCTTTGAGGACCCGGAGCGCATTGCACGCGGCGCGCTGGAAGGCCTGCTGCAGAGTGGTCTTAAGCCCGCCAACTATCAGGTGGTGTTGGATCGCGCACTGGCGATCGAGCGCGCGCTGCTGCTGGCCAAGTCGGGCGACTGCGTCGTCATCGCGGGCAAGGGCCACGAAACGTACCAGGAAGTCTGCGGACGGAAACTCCAGTTCGACGATCGGGTGATCGCACGCGAAGTGCTGCGCTCGATGGCCGAGGCATGGGAACAGAAGCCGGCCGAAACGGAAGTGAAGTCCAATCGCCCCACGTGGGCATGA
- the hemE gene encoding uroporphyrinogen decarboxylase: MSITALSKKERYLLTVAQKETDRPPIWLMRQAGRYMPEYMALKEKYTFREFCLNPEVAAAATLLPLQILDIDIQIIFNDILIPLEEMGLKVEFPGGGPQISPPIRGAEDLDRFNVATFSDPPVAHSIRLLKSKTGDTPVLGFCGAPFTLATYAVEGKMSKSQHHIKELRFGAPEVLHEMLERITQTAANYLISQIDEGHADGVQIFESWGGILALPHDYEEFAASYQRKLIAIVKKACPDTPIHLFVKGSNGVLESMAETGAQVLSIDWTTPLADARRRVSKTLQGNLDPIVLHTPDAIDAAVEHMLDEFDWKKGWIANLGHGILPQAKVEGAKRYVQAIQALAAK, from the coding sequence GTGTCCATTACTGCTCTCTCGAAGAAAGAACGTTACCTGCTGACCGTCGCGCAGAAGGAAACCGATCGGCCGCCGATCTGGTTGATGCGCCAGGCCGGGCGCTACATGCCCGAATATATGGCGTTGAAGGAGAAGTACACCTTCCGCGAATTTTGCTTAAATCCGGAAGTCGCCGCCGCAGCCACGCTGCTGCCGCTGCAGATTCTGGACATCGATATCCAGATCATCTTCAACGACATTCTGATTCCGCTCGAAGAGATGGGCCTGAAGGTCGAGTTCCCCGGGGGCGGCCCGCAGATTTCTCCGCCGATTCGAGGCGCTGAAGATCTGGATCGCTTCAATGTTGCGACGTTCAGCGATCCGCCCGTTGCGCATTCGATCCGGCTGCTGAAGTCGAAGACCGGTGACACGCCGGTGCTTGGTTTCTGTGGAGCGCCCTTTACGCTCGCGACCTATGCGGTCGAGGGCAAGATGTCCAAGAGCCAGCACCACATCAAGGAACTGCGTTTCGGTGCACCGGAAGTCTTGCATGAAATGCTCGAACGCATCACGCAGACAGCGGCGAATTACCTGATCAGTCAGATCGACGAAGGCCACGCCGACGGCGTTCAGATCTTCGAATCCTGGGGCGGCATTCTTGCGCTGCCGCACGACTACGAAGAGTTTGCCGCAAGTTATCAGCGCAAGCTGATCGCAATCGTGAAGAAGGCATGTCCCGATACGCCGATTCACTTGTTTGTGAAGGGCAGCAACGGCGTTCTGGAATCGATGGCAGAGACTGGCGCGCAAGTGCTGAGTATCGATTGGACGACGCCACTGGCGGATGCTCGTCGGCGCGTTTCGAAAACGCTGCAGGGCAATCTCGATCCGATCGTCTTGCACACACCCGATGCGATCGACGCGGCTGTCGAACATATGCTCGATGAATTCGATTGGAAGAAGGGGTGGATTGCGAACCTTGGCCACGGTATTCTTCCGCAGGCGAAGGTCGAGGGCGCCAAACGATACGTTCAGGCGATCCAGGCCCTTGCGGCCAAGTGA
- a CDS encoding glycosyltransferase family 4 protein — translation MRVLFLTPSVRMLGARQSLHALTTHLPPDVEPLVVCSGSGGLTQELQASNIPVEVVSHGAWRKLGGRAHAILRQLPALRRISRRFLPHVIHCNEFHSTPQGVATARGTGGEVGISTHIRLGIRPDQISKYSLPRCHRIVAVSEACRGLLAGSVVEDRTRVVYNGVDLSAFEPAERDLTVRNECGWGADELVVGLLGLISPRKNQLVAAEAVALANKRGIPARLLLAGDAFKSTESYGEELRRRLEQPDLAQAAKWLPFQKEVRPVYEALDVNLLVSAEEGFGRTICESAALGIPSIGARTGGIPELIREGETGWLVDEGDVESLAGAFQTAWEARSRLADIGWAAREHAVANFSIEAHVRGMIAVWEEAREAAAR, via the coding sequence ATGCGCGTGCTCTTCCTCACTCCCAGTGTCCGAATGCTCGGTGCAAGGCAGTCTCTCCATGCGCTGACGACGCATCTTCCCCCCGATGTCGAGCCCCTCGTCGTATGCTCGGGAAGTGGAGGCTTAACTCAAGAGCTGCAAGCATCTAACATCCCGGTTGAGGTGGTTTCGCATGGTGCCTGGAGGAAACTGGGGGGACGTGCCCATGCAATTCTGCGTCAATTGCCCGCTTTGCGTCGAATTTCGCGCCGCTTTTTGCCCCACGTGATCCACTGCAACGAGTTCCACTCGACCCCCCAGGGCGTCGCCACGGCGCGGGGCACAGGGGGGGAAGTGGGCATTTCCACCCATATCCGCCTCGGGATCCGTCCGGATCAGATTTCCAAGTACAGCCTTCCGCGATGCCACCGAATCGTCGCTGTCAGCGAAGCCTGCCGAGGACTCCTGGCCGGCTCTGTGGTCGAGGATCGGACCCGGGTCGTATACAACGGCGTCGATCTGTCGGCGTTCGAGCCTGCCGAGCGCGATCTGACTGTCCGGAACGAATGCGGGTGGGGGGCGGACGAGCTTGTTGTGGGACTTCTCGGCCTGATTTCACCCCGCAAAAACCAGCTCGTCGCTGCGGAGGCCGTTGCCTTGGCCAATAAACGGGGCATTCCCGCCAGGCTGCTTCTGGCCGGCGACGCATTCAAGAGCACCGAATCATATGGCGAGGAACTTCGCCGGCGCCTTGAGCAGCCGGACCTCGCCCAGGCCGCGAAATGGTTGCCATTCCAAAAGGAGGTTCGCCCGGTTTACGAGGCGCTCGACGTCAATTTACTTGTGTCTGCAGAAGAGGGATTCGGTCGCACAATTTGTGAGTCCGCGGCCCTCGGAATTCCCTCTATTGGCGCCCGCACCGGCGGCATTCCGGAGCTCATCCGCGAAGGCGAAACTGGTTGGCTGGTTGATGAAGGCGATGTGGAGTCGCTGGCCGGCGCTTTCCAGACGGCCTGGGAGGCGCGAAGTCGCCTTGCCGACATCGGTTGGGCCGCGCGCGAACACGCCGTTGCGAACTTCAGCATCGAGGCTCACGTACGCGGAATGATTGCCGTCTGGGAAGAGGCGCGCGAGGCCGCCGCCCGGTGA
- a CDS encoding PASTA domain-containing protein encodes MLVLPHKFRVLLLGAMFCLLAGLVGARLYMLQVASHERFLERASNQQTKRVVVQAERGDILDRNGRPLATSTGTLSIYVDTKYFKAPHADVDLDAVAEQVAYYCNLDPETISARFERNGVVPLGRQLDPQAAQRVGQLLDEYEITRRGFWFHRESKRLYPRHLAPHVIGFTGTDGDGDNVGLGGLELKYNDTMMGRRVETTASRSAISQVLQPVHQEDILAARGHSLILTLDAAIQETAENAVADAAAEFEADAAGAVVIDVMTGEVLALASWPTFDNSEQGNYPADYRRNRILTDPLETGSVAKLFTAAILLDTGKISIDTLVDCEGGRAVVDGRRLTDSPGHYLDVVPFYEVIRHSSNVGTVKAAQVLENNEWYAYLRAFGFGESTGIDLGGEGVGLLYPVSRWTKFSRTSLPMGYEMALTPVQICSAIGSLVNGGDLMQPYIVKEIRDSRGNVVERFEPTVRRHVIRPSTSELMRRLMEDVVLNGTGKKAQVPGFRVGGKTGTTVKSHIHTHKEYIASFGGALPIQDPKIAVYVFVDNPHGKHYASEVAAPVFQKIARSATLQLGLVPTEFRAEDDIASSPDLAPFQPLLFPQATALEAGTMPNLAGLSMAEVRSQLPAQLERVRFIGSGRAADQTPPAGQSIDSNSDVIVVFSPDAPRALTPADALVAQSPRRNF; translated from the coding sequence ATGCTGGTACTTCCGCACAAATTCCGCGTTCTGCTTCTCGGGGCAATGTTCTGTCTCCTTGCCGGGCTTGTCGGCGCTCGACTCTACATGTTGCAGGTGGCTTCTCACGAGCGATTCCTGGAACGCGCTTCCAATCAGCAAACGAAGCGCGTCGTTGTCCAGGCGGAGCGTGGCGATATTCTGGATCGCAACGGCCGCCCCCTGGCTACCAGCACCGGAACACTCTCCATCTACGTTGATACGAAGTACTTCAAGGCGCCGCACGCGGATGTCGATCTCGATGCCGTCGCGGAGCAGGTTGCGTATTACTGCAACCTGGATCCGGAGACGATTTCAGCGCGATTCGAGCGCAACGGCGTCGTACCTCTCGGCCGCCAGTTGGATCCGCAGGCCGCACAGCGCGTCGGCCAGTTGCTCGACGAGTACGAAATCACACGGCGCGGCTTCTGGTTCCATCGCGAAAGCAAGCGCCTGTACCCGCGCCACCTGGCGCCGCACGTGATCGGCTTCACTGGCACCGATGGCGATGGCGACAACGTCGGCCTCGGTGGTTTGGAACTGAAGTACAACGACACGATGATGGGCCGCCGAGTCGAGACAACGGCATCGCGCTCGGCCATCAGCCAGGTGCTGCAGCCCGTGCACCAGGAAGACATCCTGGCCGCTCGCGGGCATTCGCTGATTCTGACGCTGGATGCGGCAATTCAAGAGACAGCCGAGAATGCTGTGGCCGATGCGGCCGCGGAATTCGAAGCAGACGCCGCGGGCGCAGTCGTAATCGATGTCATGACGGGCGAAGTCCTCGCACTCGCTTCCTGGCCAACATTCGACAACAGCGAGCAAGGTAATTACCCCGCCGACTATCGACGGAATCGCATCCTGACCGATCCGCTCGAGACCGGATCCGTGGCGAAGCTCTTCACCGCGGCGATCCTGCTGGATACGGGCAAGATCAGTATCGACACACTGGTCGATTGCGAAGGCGGACGCGCCGTTGTCGATGGCCGCCGCTTGACCGATTCGCCGGGCCACTACCTGGACGTCGTCCCCTTCTATGAGGTGATCCGCCACTCCAGCAACGTCGGCACGGTGAAGGCGGCACAAGTACTGGAGAATAACGAATGGTACGCGTACCTGCGTGCGTTCGGCTTTGGTGAGTCGACCGGCATCGACCTCGGTGGCGAAGGTGTCGGGCTGCTGTACCCGGTGTCGCGCTGGACGAAGTTCAGCCGCACGTCGTTGCCGATGGGCTACGAGATGGCCCTGACGCCCGTGCAGATCTGCTCTGCCATCGGGTCGCTCGTGAATGGCGGCGACCTGATGCAGCCCTACATCGTGAAGGAAATCCGCGACTCGCGCGGCAATGTTGTCGAGCGTTTCGAGCCGACGGTCCGTCGCCATGTTATTCGTCCCTCAACCAGCGAGCTGATGCGCCGTCTGATGGAAGACGTCGTGCTGAACGGAACCGGCAAGAAGGCTCAAGTTCCTGGGTTCCGCGTGGGCGGCAAGACCGGAACAACTGTCAAATCACATATTCATACACACAAAGAGTATATCGCGTCCTTCGGCGGCGCGTTGCCGATTCAGGATCCAAAGATTGCAGTCTATGTCTTCGTCGATAACCCGCACGGCAAGCACTACGCATCGGAAGTGGCCGCGCCAGTCTTCCAGAAAATCGCCCGCAGCGCGACACTACAGTTAGGCCTGGTGCCGACCGAGTTCCGCGCTGAGGACGATATTGCTTCGTCGCCGGATCTCGCGCCATTCCAGCCGTTGCTCTTCCCGCAGGCCACGGCGTTGGAGGCCGGCACGATGCCGAACCTCGCCGGTCTTTCGATGGCGGAAGTCCGCAGCCAGTTGCCCGCGCAACTCGAGCGCGTGCGCTTCATCGGCAGCGGTCGCGCAGCCGACCAAACGCCACCCGCAGGCCAGTCGATCGACTCCAACTCGGATGTAATCGTTGTCTTTTCTCCGGACGCCCCACGCGCCCTCACTCCCGCAGACGCTCTCGTCGCTCAGTCCCCTCGGAGGAATTTCTGA
- the rsmH gene encoding 16S rRNA (cytosine(1402)-N(4))-methyltransferase RsmH, with the protein MEYHEPVLLTEVLERLGAVPGKIVCDGTLGSAGHGIHLVRALAGNGVFVGLDRDPSMLAKARERLAGEEGTDGVRLILEPRRYDELPSVLAENDLKGADAIILDLGFNSLQVQEGRGFGFSKDVPLDGRYNPKEVGTQSMAELVNTASEQQLRDWLWSYADERYARRIARRIVEQRERKPFETTFELAAAAEACYPAAQRHKGIHPATRTFQALRIATNRELTYAEQGIRACMDSLNVGGTLCVISFHSGEDKIAKRLFDEAGSPRPDPENPYSATTTEGLEFRVESRGAVKPSKEEIARNPRSRSARLRTIRRVGGKA; encoded by the coding sequence GTGGAGTATCACGAACCTGTACTCTTAACCGAGGTGCTTGAACGCCTCGGGGCCGTTCCCGGAAAGATCGTCTGCGATGGCACGCTGGGGAGTGCCGGCCATGGTATCCACCTGGTTCGGGCTCTCGCCGGAAACGGGGTTTTTGTCGGCTTGGACCGCGACCCGTCGATGTTGGCGAAGGCTCGAGAGCGGTTGGCCGGCGAGGAAGGGACAGATGGGGTTCGCCTAATCCTGGAGCCCCGACGTTACGACGAGTTGCCGAGCGTGCTGGCGGAAAACGATCTGAAGGGAGCCGATGCCATCATCTTAGACCTGGGATTTAATTCACTCCAGGTTCAGGAAGGCAGAGGCTTTGGGTTCTCGAAAGATGTGCCCCTGGATGGGCGTTACAATCCGAAGGAAGTAGGGACGCAGTCGATGGCGGAGTTGGTCAACACAGCGAGCGAGCAGCAGTTGCGGGACTGGCTCTGGTCCTATGCGGATGAACGCTACGCTCGCCGCATCGCGCGCCGTATCGTCGAGCAGCGCGAGCGTAAGCCGTTCGAGACGACGTTCGAACTGGCTGCCGCCGCAGAGGCCTGCTACCCCGCCGCGCAACGTCACAAGGGCATTCACCCTGCAACGCGTACCTTCCAGGCACTTCGCATCGCAACGAATCGCGAGCTCACATACGCAGAGCAAGGCATTCGCGCCTGCATGGATTCACTGAACGTTGGGGGAACGCTGTGTGTGATCAGCTTCCACAGCGGTGAGGATAAGATCGCGAAGCGCTTGTTCGATGAAGCCGGTTCGCCGCGTCCCGATCCGGAGAATCCCTACTCGGCCACAACGACTGAAGGACTGGAGTTCCGTGTCGAGAGCCGTGGCGCAGTGAAGCCGTCGAAGGAAGAAATTGCGCGCAACCCGCGTTCGCGCAGCGCTCGCTTGCGCACGATCCGCCGAGTGGGAGGGAAGGCATGA